The sequence below is a genomic window from Haematobia irritans isolate KBUSLIRL chromosome 3, ASM5000362v1, whole genome shotgun sequence.
tttaggtTTCAAAATCTACAACCACAAAATCTAGAAATTAACTACATTGAGAAGTTGTTAGCAAGTCATATTTAGAAGAACGTAGATTTTATGGtagaatatcccagcaaaatttttttattattggcgAAACTTTAAAGAAAAGGCGAAAGTGATGAATcagcaagaaaatattttaatttaaagtctACGGCACTACTGTTCTCTGCTAATTATTAGGttagttatgtggcagcccgatgtatcaggctcacttagactattcagtccattgtgataccacagtggtgaacttctctcttatcactgagtgctgcccgattccatgttaagctcaatgacaacggacctcctttttaaatatagccgagtccgaacggcgttccacattccagtgaaaccacttagagaagctttgaaaccctcagaaatgtcaccagcattactgaggtgggataatccaccgctgaaaaactttttggtgttcggtcgtagcaggaatcgaaaccacgaccttgtgtatgcaaggcgggcttgctaaccattgcaccacggtggctcccctgcTAATTATTACTGTGTTAATAAAATCTGCCCACTTGATCTGCATATCAGGAAAACAGCGGGGGTGATACTCATGCACACGGAACTCGTTGCTTCAGTTGATAATCTGatctaacacgaaaattaattttttttttaagaatattgacaaattgtttatttctataaaaaattttgtccaaaatttatttctatagaaaatttttatcaaaatttcatttgtatagaaaattttgtccaaacatttctttctatagaaaatgttatcacaattttatttctatagaaaattttgtcaaaactttatttctatagaaaattttgtcaaaattttatttctataaaaaattttgtcaaaattttatttctatagaaaattttgtcaaaattttatttctatagaaaattttgtcaaaattttatttctatagaaaattttgtcaaaattttatttatatagaaaattttatcaaaactttacgtctatagatatttttgtcaaaattttatttgtataggagagCCTGGAAACGCGGCACACGGAACTCGTTGCTTCGGTTGATAGAAACGAATTAACACGAAGATTAaaagttttaaagaatttttagcaaatgttgacaaattgtttaattctattttgtcaaaattttatttctatagaaaattttgtcaaaattttatttctataaaaaattttgtccaaattttatttctatagaaaattgtgctaaaattttatttctatagaaaattttgtcaaaattttatttctataaaaaattttgtccaaattttatttctatagaaaattgtgctaaaattttatttcgatagaaaattttgtcaaaatttatttctattgaaaattttgtcaaaattttatttctatagaaaattttgtcaattttttttttatagaaaattttgtcaaagttttatttgtatagaaaattttgtcaaaattttatttctatagaaaatgttgtcaaaattttatttctatagaaaatttgtcaaaattttatttgtatagaaaattttttcaaaattttatttctgtagaaaattttgttaaaatttgatttctatagaaaattttttttcaaaaattgtatttctataaaattgtttatcaaagttgtattttgtataacaattttcttaaaaattttatttttatagaaattctctttgtttatatagaaaatttttttaaaattttatttctattaaaattttttatttcttgaatagaattttcaaagtcgtatttctatagaaaattttgtcaaaactttatttctgtagacaattttgtccaaataatgtttcttaaaaaatgttgtcaacattttatttccattgaaaattttctgaaaattatatctacagaaaattgaagtatctcttagttggagaagaatgttttgcaaaatctaccaaaacttcaagaattctatcaatctaccaaacagtaagaaATATACCATTttgagtagaattctaccaactgtggcaaccgtctaGACCCGTAGGCAAAAGAAGACTCTTACCATTTTCTATGCCAATGCCCATAATTATCGTtttgaagaaacaagatactgggccactttttctttcaggatattaACGATTTAAGGAAGTGCAATCTGAAGAATATACTTGCCTTCATCAAGGCCTCGGAATAGAAGACATAGAAAGCTCATTTTGGAACTCGTCTCGAAACTCGAATACGACTGATGAATAAGAGAAAAAACAACTATGAGGAAACACAATGGATCAACATGGTCTAATTGGAAACCAAACCCTCCTTCTAAGGGTTGGCTTCATAGTCTATAACCCAAAGTAACCTGTAGATAGAACAAAAGTTGGTGATAATCCAAACATTTCATGCCGAAGGAGAATGGAAATACTTCAGGTTGAATTCTAAGCCACTAAAACATCACATGGGTAATTGTTACCCTAGACATAGTATTTATATAGTTTCTTGGATTATATTAAACTCCaacttaatttcaaaaatttaccataCTTCGTTAACTACAATGTATGCTGGGTTATTTGCTCTTAACTATCGGAAGTTGAAACTTCTCTTGCTTTTAACGCCAGGATTTTTATGTTTCCCCCTTTCATCCTCATAAGTTTCGGTTAAAATATttcctcaattttattttttttttcttgtgcagttttccccatttttaaatttacttacCTTATCTTCAGCTTCTTCCGCTCGTTCCTCGGCTTCTATCACTCTTTGTTCCAACTCCAGTAGCTAAAGAGGCAAGCAtggtatttagaaaaaaaaatgttttggggAAGAAAAGAGAAAAACAGAGAACAAAAAGCTTAATGTTAATGATGAGTGATTTTCATGGGTAGGCTAGGAAGTCATGTGGAAACTTTCAGATAAAATTCTTGTTAATAATTGAATATGTTGGCGTCTTACAAAAGAATTATGACTGAaatttattaatgaaattttaaagacgaaaaaaaaacaaaaaaggtagAGCAAAATTGTTTGAGCGAGCTATGTATGATAAAGATTAAGGGCTAGAAtaatacactgatagaaaagccTTTGTATTATTAAGGAAATTTATCATTAAAATAAAGCTAACGAAACTATTTCATAAATACTAAGAAactttttattattgaaatcatatgcgcgtttgccacagttggtagaattctattaaaaatgtcagattatttttgtttggtagatcgGTAGAAtacttgatgttttgatagattttgggaAATATTCatctcataaattttctatagaaataaaattttgacaaaattttctatagaaataaaattttgacaaaattttctatagaaataaaattgtgacaaaattttctatagaaatgaaattttgacaaaattttctatagaaataaaattttgacaaatttttctatagaaataaaattttgacaaaattttctatagaaataaaattttgacaaaattttctatagaaataaaattttaagcattgttgttgtttttttgattccagcttaaaaccatacattgactaaactacaagtgtagtttaaccaacagaggaaaataatgtttgtcaaatttatttgggcaaagccctatagactgcaagatggttggatggacgcacgtttcggaattaccacattcctcatcagcatcctctacttgcagcaaaactatcaaccaattatcagaataaattcaggcagttcattaaacccaacaatgaaccacacttgaaccttccgaaaaaaggttttgtattatagccggcttatgccgaaataaattcgaaacaaacatatctcgtttcctatgccactgtcaaatcatcgatttgagtgcagtcgactgggtttattttgacaaaattttctatagaaataaaattatttttgagtgttgttgacctattttatgttcattctgattattaattttgttcggcttgaggtcatagaaacaatcgagtaTTGATTTGTTTGATTTGTATTgagaaaaacacaaacaaatcaaGCTCAATAGTGAGAAAATTACATCAATACATACTCAATTGAGAGACCTCTTGATCAATGAGGATCTTAAACTATTTATCGACAGCGAACTTTCTCTTTTCAACAGTcaaatcaacaaaaacaaaaccacacacagaaagaaaattgaGAATCTACTACAACAGCACAACAAAGAGATCAACATAAAGTTCAACGAGCAATGATTTGTAAATACAACGAACAAACACATACCAACAAATGTGCAGTGGCTTCTCTCACTAGGCCCGAAGTATTCGCTCCCTTTGACGAGAGCTCAATTTCCTCTACTGAAAGTCATCGCAGAAGGAGAAAACTTGGTGAGAACTACAGATGACAAAGAAGAGCAAGAAATAGCAAGAACAAAGTTCACAACACTGATAGATGACCATTTACACAAGACAAACGTAAACAAAAGAGATAAATTTATACTAGGTACAGTGGCTcagacgaagaaatatttgaaagACAACAAGGATGTTTTAATATTAAGTGCGGAAAAACTGTTGCTATGGACAGCAAAGAATACAAATCCAAAATGCATGCGGTAATACACGACATGTGTAGTTACAAACGGTTAAAAATTGATCCAACATCGAAATTTCAAACCAAGAATAATAAATTAgtggaaaaattatataaagaaaACTTAATCAGCATCGAGGAAAAGAATAAATTGACGAGTAAAACTGCCATAGCCCCAAGGATTTACGGCCTTCCGAAGGTACACAAGGAAGGAACACCATTGAGACCAATTTGCTCATCGATCAATGCACCATCGTATAAGATGTGcagatatatatctagtatcttAAAGAACGTCACCAAAGATTCAAAATACAATGTAAAAGACGCGAttgactttaaaacaaagatGAAGAATGTAAGGCTAACAGATGATGAAATCCTGATATCGTTTGATGTTGTATCACTGTTTCCCAGTATACCGGCAAACCTAGCCATTGCAATGATTGAGAAGAAATGGGACTTAatcaaaaatcatacaaaaataccTCGTGATATTTTCAAGGAACTAGCACTATTTTGTATCAAAGACAGTAGGTACTTCAAATATGAAGATAAAACATATGAACAATTGAAAGGAATGCCAATGGGATCTCCAGCATCTCCAATAATTGCTGACATCATCATGGAAGAGCTACTAGACGTGTCCTTAAGCAAGATACCGAAACCTCGAACTATAACAAAATATGTGGACGACATATTTGCGATAGTAAAGAAAACCGACATGGAAAGTACTCTTGACGCATTAAACTCATTCCACAGTCAAATACAATTTACAATGGAGTTAGAGAAGGATAACAAGCTACCATATTTAGACTGTAACATACTGAGAGATGATAATTGTTTGAGGCtgaattggtatcaaaaaccaaCAGCAACTGGACgactaataaattataattcaaaACACAATTAAAGTATAATCCATATGACAGCAATCAATTTTATAGATCGAATCTTAAGGATAAGTGATGCAGAATTCCACAAGGAGAATGAAATAAAGATAAGACAAATATTGACCCCAAACGAttttccaaatataataataagcAGACTAATAAAtcgcattaaaaataaaacacttgacgaaaacattaaaactaAGGCTATTGAAGAGCcggaacataaaaaggataagtcatacAAATCCATGACTTACGTTGAAGGATTCTCAGAGCCTTTTTTGAAATCGGACGTATATAACAAGGACAAGATTCAAATTGCTTCACGCACATCGAGAACAGTAAAGGAATTATTCAGCAATACAAAGTCAAAAATAAAGAATGAGGACAGGAGTAATATAgtgtacaaaattaaatgtaatggagacaagtccaacatatgcccaatggcatatgttggcactacaatgaccaaacttaagacaagactttcgtcgcataaatcagaccttaaagctgtagacaaatcagtagagcaaaaaacagcatttgcagctcactgtgcaacaacaggacacaagcccaacttcacagacgtcgagatacttgctcaagagaataatcataggcgtagatacactcttgagatgcttaatataatagatctctctcctgacaagagaatgaatttcaaaaaagacacggaagaatgcgcgagaatgtatcgacacatcataaacaagcatcgacacaaacgacttgcagaacgaacagcatcacacgaactcaAGTTAGTTATTTCcaatatattatatctaaaataatattgtgatttgtgaacattaaaagtaatttaatttttgtattttatgtagatacaaaatcccagaagatggttagtggcactaaccgaaatattggaaataaatattaaaacaattcaataatcgattgtttctatgacctcaagccgaacaaaattaataatcagaaaaaaaataaaattttgacaaaattttccatagaaataaaattttgacaaaattttcaatagaaataaagttttgacaaaatgttctataaaaacaaaattttgacaaaatgttctataaaaataaaattttgacaaaatgttctatagaaataaaattttgacaaaattttctatagaaataaaatgtagacaaaattttctatagaaataaaatttttacaaaattttctatagaactaaaatatgacaaaattttctatagaaataaaattttgacaaaattttctatagaaataaaattttgacaaaattttctataaaaataaaattcttcaatcacgaacatGATAAATAGTAAAAACCGAATAACTTAAAACTTCCTTAATACCAACCAGTTAAAATTGTGTATCAATCTTTTTACTAAATATTTGCCGTATAACAGTTCGCATGTTTTtctcaaagaaaaacgaaaaaggCTTGCCTCCAACACAGTTTCAAATGTTATAATTTGAAAGTGAGTTGAGTTCTAACTGTTGTTCAACTGTcggtgtttgaaaaaaaaaatggctacGTATAGACAATAGCGGAGACAACAACAACCGATTAGTATAATGTTACTATCTGCCGCAAGGTGGCATTGTTTAGTACTCCAATATAgtgaatgaaattgaaataagtACAAATACAATACATACACAAATATTgaactaaataatatttacagggtggctgatatgtaatgaaaCAAATGAAAGCGGTTTACTTTTTCACATTATATTGTTGAAATGCACAAAACGTCGGAAATAACATAAATGATAGCATCACTCACAAATTTAGTTGGTCataggttacgttaggttaaagtggcagcccgattaagtttcagactcacttagactattcagtccattgtgataccacatttaactaaaagtacctattacatatggacacttctagttttaaccactgaaccttctctattattttttttttgttgaaacaaCCAGATTGtttggtgttctgtcgaagcaggaatcgaacccacgaccttgtgtatgcaaggcgggcatgctaaccattgcactagggTGACTCCCAACTTAATTAGAATTCCTAAACTGAAGTCCCAAACTGATCTTGGATTCTTGGTGTCCCGCCagggttaattattttttaaaggaTGCATTATTAGACATTTCAATTTGGATCTATTATCCACCTTTAAAAAATGCCATACATTGAAATAGTCTTACAATTTCCTCCCTACTTCCTGAtttactaaaatattatttttaaagaatcatAGCATAGTTTTAGTAGtaaatttaatgtttattttttagcCTCCTTAAAAACgcaaacaaaaattctttcaGTCAACCAGATTTAAGATTCCCACTGCTAGCGCCAAGCTCCAACGGGAGTAATCCCGTTAAAAATATAGTAAAtctattttgtaatatttattatccacttttaaaaaattcaataataatttttaaaatctccTCCTCAATTCCTGATTTTGTAaacgttttatttaaaaaaacatagcatacttttagtaacaaatttaaaggctttTTTAAAACCCTTTTTCCCGTCAAACTGATTTTCTATTCTCAGTGTTTACCTCTAGGGAGTGATCCCTTTAAAAATATAGTAAATACATTGTGTTATATTTATTATCCActttaaaaaatcaataataatttttaaaatttccttgCCAATTcctgattttgtaaaaatattattaaaaaaaataatagcatACTTTTAGTAGCAAAATTAAAGTTTGTGTTAGCctcctttaaaacaaaaaaaaaaaaataaatatccctCCAGTCAAACTGCTTACCTAAAGCCACAACCGGAGTGGTCccgttaaaaaatagtaaatccattttgtaatattattcacttttaaaaaattcgatagCGTTTTAAAATCTCCTCCCCAATtctgatttagtaaaatattatatttaaaaaaatcacacacacacaaaaatttcacgaaattttttccaattaaaattttaattgagttttaaaaaatattcaattaaaaatttaattgattcaaaaaattttttaattgaaacaaaaatcaatcacaaaaataacagtatcaattaattttctaattggatcaattaactttttaattgaccctcaattaactttttaattgatactatcatttctgtgattgaaaacatttcaattaaaaattaattggatcaattaatttcgtgattgaatcagaaaaattttttttgtgtgcagcatACTTTTAAGCATAGCATAGCATAGCATACCTTATTTAAAACCGCAAAGAAAAATCCTTCCAGATTCCCAATGTTTGCCTCAAGCCACAACGGGAGtgatcccattaaaaatatattaaatccttaaaaaaagtttcttcCCAATTCCCAATTCCTGATTTTGTAAAtatgttatttaaaaaatcatagCATACTTTTAATGGCAAATTTAAAGTCATCTTTAAAACCGCAAAGAAAAATCCTTCCAGATTCCCAATGTTTGCCTCAAGCCACAACGGGAGTGATCCCGTTAAAAATATAGTAAATCCTTTAAAAAAGTTCCTTCCCAATTcctgattttgtaaaaatgttattcaaaaaatcatagcatacttttagtagaaaatttaaaGCCATCTTTAAAACCACAATCAAAACtgcttccctttttccagccaaaATGATTTTAGATTCCCAATGTATGCTTCAAGCCACAACAGAAGTGATCCTAATCCCTATCCCTCCCCACATCCTAAggcatttccatcgaaattttgctaGTTATTGTTACACTTTCCATGTGACTGGCACTTGAGTGATTAATTGATAGCATTTGATGGCTTTGCTTTAAGCAATTTCACTGGTAACACATTGCCATGATAGATAGCAACTTTTAAAATGGTAAGAGCCAATATTGATGGGCCCTTTGtcactgtgtgtgtgtgtgggaggGGGGACATAGAACCATTAAAAACTGGAATTTCCTTTATTGGCATGTTAATAGTCCAACTAAGAGGTGGAAAACGCAAAAACCAAAAAGCTTTCATCAAAAACGCCACACAAAAATAACATGACCAGCAAAAATCTATGTCAGTTCGGTATGGAAAAATATTAGAGCAGACATTTAGGCACCGAAAGCTGACATGTCATGTGAACACGAAGAAGACGAAGAAACGACCCTCCAATTGCCCAGACAGAGGATTAAATAAAAGTATGTTAAACATGCTTAGGAACCATAAAGAAAGCGTTGAAcacgaaatttaaattaaaataaatttgagctAAGCATGTAAACGTTTTTGGCTTCGAGACCCCCAGGCAAAGACTACTTTAAGGCGCGCTCTAGTAATTTACCCCATACCAGAggatattttttacaatttgcgTGAGTTTCAAACGGTGAATGTGCTTTCACATCAACGCTTTTGATACATATCGATGGCAATATGAGAGGTGATGGGGCTTGTGTATTAAAACGCCCACACTTATGGTGTTAGCTAGCAAGCCAATGTATAAGCCTAAAAATATGCCATTATATTTGTGTTTTATGACAACTTATGATAAGGCAGTCTTTCGTATTAAaggttatgggcacaatttagcacaaaatatattccaaccaaaaaaaaaaaagagaaaataaaataatgatagatTATTAAAGTGTATACCTCAAATGGTAATCATCATGATAACAAAGTCCTTGACTCAAGAAAACCAAAAACACAAAAGCAAGGATatataatcaaatttttgttataagaaACACCTACTTTTTTAAGATGACTACATTAactttaacgaacattttcttaGAGTTCCGTTacgtttgaaaatattttccttgtcgGGTTATTTTAGAAGGAAACACTTTATTTGTTAAGTTTCTGATATCTGAAATCATAGGCAGGATATTTGTAACATATCCATGGGCTTTTGGGCTCTAACTTAGCTTCTTGAAACCTGAGGggttaagataaaattttttcctatctaTGCAAATGTgtgtttgacaaacttttttaaattcaatttgtaaaagTCATCCACAAAATCAATTGAATTCGTttcaaccccccccccccccccttttGATACTAAAACAAAAACCTCCCCTGTAACTGGAAATGTAATTTAAACTTAACACAACTTTATTTACCTAAAACATGATATTTTATTTCCCACGAATTTACACATGAAACTGAAATGTTCCAATTTTCAGAGACAAAAGaattctaagaaaataggcCAAAAACTTGCGATCCATAAACTTtggcatttaaattttaacatttgaattgacaaaatattcaaattgttTAACTTTTGTTTTGAAAGGAGTTCACagataattgaatttttatggtTTATTGGTAAAAGTTAATGCAATGTGAAATTCAATTTCGTAAAATAAATTCAACTCAATAGCAATAGGCtgatttctatgtaaaaatatTGCCTATTTTAAGAGAGAAgctttttataaattatagacaaatgttaaatttcaaaaaaaaaattgttttgattgTGTAGCATACATTTAGGGGCCCTTGATagagaaaaatccaaaaattttgttatccgTGGATAAGTCAAAAGCTAGACGTTAAGGGCAAAACTATTCTGTAGATAAAACACTTCAGCCAATACTCATATTGTATGACATGATCAACTAAATTTTAACACTTTGGCTGAAATATGCAAAAAACTTCGAAAAACGCAAGGGAAAATGAGTTATGTTTTAGTGAAATTTCTATAaccacagaaataatagtatcgaTTGTgccaatgtcaattaaaaatttaattgacacaattaaaaagatatttccaattttagagagaatattttatacattatcggtaaaagttaaatttctaaaaaaaaagtttatattgtGTAGCATGCATTTAGGGGGCTCTTGATAGTGAAAAATACAAATATCTATGGATGAGGCAAAATCCAGACGTTAAGGaaacaaaatatcaccaaatatttccaattaaaattttaattgaattttaaacatttttattaattttatttttatagcatgtccgtccgtccgtccttccgtctgttgaaatcacgctaacttccgaacgaaacaagctatcgacttgaaacttggcacaagtagttgttattgatgtaggtcggatggtattgcaaatgggccatatcggtacacttttacgtatagcccccatataaacggaccgccaaatttggcttgcgattgctctaagagaagcaaatttcatccgatctggctgaaatttggtacatggtgttagtatatggtctctaacaaccatgcaaaaattggtccatatcggtccacttttacgtatagcccccatataaaccgatcccccgatttggcttgcggagcctctaagagaaccaaatttcatccgatccggctgaaatttggtacatggagttagtatatggtctctaataaccgtgcaaaaattggtccatatcggtccataattacatatagcccccacataaaccgatcccccgatttggcttgcggagcctctaagagaaccaaatttcatccgatccggctgaaatttggtacatggtgttggtatatgttctctaatgaccatgcaaaaattggtccacatcggcccataattatatatagcccccatataaaccgatccccagatttgacctccggagcctcttcgaggagcaaaattcatccgatccggttgaaatttggtaggaggtgttagtttatggtctctaacaaccatgcaagtattggtccatatcggtccattattata
It includes:
- the LOC142230823 gene encoding uncharacterized protein LOC142230823; translated protein: MCSYKRLKIDPTSKFQTKNNKLVEKLYKENLISIEEKNKLTSKTAIAPRIYGLPKVHKEGTPLRPICSSINAPSYKMCRYISSILKNVTKDSKYNVKDAIDFKTKMKNVRLTDDEILISFDVVSLFPSIPANLAIAMIEKKWDLIKNHTKIPRDIFKELALFCIKDSRYFKYEDKTYEQLKGMPMGSPASPIIADIIMEELLDVSLSKIPKPRTITKYVDDIFAIVKKTDMESTLDALNSFHSQIQFTMELEKDNKLPYLDCNILRDDNCLRLNWYQKPTATGRLINYNSKHN